TACGTTTCCCGGGTTTTCACCGATTTTCAGGAACTGCACGGCGATCGTTCCTTTGCCGACGACAAGGCCATCGTGGGCGGCCTGGCCCGCTTCAACGGCCAGTCCTGCATGGTGATCGGCCATCAGAAGGGCCGGGATACCAAGGAAAAAATTTTCCGCAATTTCGGTATGCCCCGTCCCGAGGGCTACCGCAAGGCGGAACGGCTGATGAAGCTGGCGGAAAAATTCCAGATTCCCGTCTTCACCTTTGTGGATACTCCGGGAGCCTACCCGGGCATTGACGCGGAAGAACGGGGCCAGTCCGAAGCCATTGGCCGCAATCTCTACGTCATGGCCGAATTGAAAACCCCCATCGTGGTGACCATCATCGGTGAAGGGGGCTCGGGCGGGGCCCTGGCCATTGCGGTGGGGGATGTGGTGCAGATGCTCCAGTACAGCACCTATTCGGTTATTTCCCCGGAAGGCTGCGCCTCCATTCTCTGGAAGAGCGCCAGCAAGGCCAATGAGGCGGCGGAAACCATGGGCATTACGGCTCACCGCCTGAAAACCCTGGGGCTCATCGACAAAATCGTCAGCGAACCCACCGGGGGCGCCCATCGGGACCATGACACCATGGCCCGCAATCTGAAAAAGTCCCTCCACGACGCCGTCAAGCATCTCTCCGGCCTCTCCACCGGGGAACTGCTGCAACAGCGCTACGACCGGCTCATGGCCTATGGCCGCTTCAAGGAACAGGATCTGCACTGATCCTGCCCTGGGCTTCCCGGCCCGGCTCCAAGCCCTGCTGGGGGCCGGCTTTCCCCCAGGGGGCCGGCTCTGGGTGGGGCTTTCCGGCGGGCGGGACTCGGTCCTGCAG
This sequence is a window from Azospira inquinata. Protein-coding genes within it:
- a CDS encoding acetyl-CoA carboxylase carboxyltransferase subunit alpha → MKTNFLEFEQPIAELESKIDELRYVQDDSAVDISEEIERLEKKSQGLTKDIYAKLTPWQVAQVARHPQRPYTLDYVSRVFTDFQELHGDRSFADDKAIVGGLARFNGQSCMVIGHQKGRDTKEKIFRNFGMPRPEGYRKAERLMKLAEKFQIPVFTFVDTPGAYPGIDAEERGQSEAIGRNLYVMAELKTPIVVTIIGEGGSGGALAIAVGDVVQMLQYSTYSVISPEGCASILWKSASKANEAAETMGITAHRLKTLGLIDKIVSEPTGGAHRDHDTMARNLKKSLHDAVKHLSGLSTGELLQQRYDRLMAYGRFKEQDLH